A DNA window from Centropristis striata isolate RG_2023a ecotype Rhode Island chromosome 10, C.striata_1.0, whole genome shotgun sequence contains the following coding sequences:
- the ercc1 gene encoding DNA excision repair protein ERCC-1: MYCLKRKLLRTLTNWTAYTLSAMKKRFNINLDDSAFTKERELPKPQFQPSSKGGQSTSDSSSSSSKPAADPADKPLSYADYIVQSKSNVAAPPQKEGPSRPLRTEGAGVTSLKQRESDSSSSAPGGCEAVQTCAEGTEGLSEGVKKSEEKQLAGTDPKEGNCQRPDPSLSLGPKPVGSGSSIIVSPRQRGNPILKFVRSVPWEFGDVVPDYILGQTTCALFLSLRYHNLNPNYIHDRLKLLGQTFTLRVLMVQVDVKDPHHALKELARICIMADCTLILAWSPEEAGRYLETYKSYEKKPADLLKEQVEKNYLSKVTDCLTTVKSINKTDAITLLSTFSSVEGIINASKEDLVLCPGLGPQKARRLYDVLHKPFLKSKTKDS, from the exons ATGTATTGTCTGAAACGTAAATTGCTTCGCACACTTACAAATTGGACAGCGTATACGTTAAGCG CCATGAAGAAAAGGTTTAACATCAACCTGGACGACTCGGCCTTCACCAAAGAAAGAGAACTG ccaAAGCCGCAGTTTCAACCTTCATCCAAAGGAGGACAAAGCACCTCAgactcatcttcatcttcatcaaagCCTGCTGCAGATCCTGCAGACAAACCTCTTTCCTATGCAGACTATATAGTCCAGAGTAAAAGCAACGTGGCTGCTCCCCCTCAGAAAGAGGGTCCCTCCAGACCGCTCAGGACTGAAGGTGCTGGAGTTACCAGTCTGAAGCAAAGAGAGTCAGATTCATCTTCGTCTGCACCAGGAGGATGTGAAGCAGTTCAGACCTGTGCTGAAGGGACTGAAGGTTTATCTGAAGGCGTTAAGAAGAGTGAAGAGAAACAGCTGGCTGGCACAGACCCAAAGGAAGGGAACTGTCAAAGGCCAGATCCAAGCCTAAGTTTGGGTCCAAAACCAGTGGGGTCTGGGAGCAGCATCATCGTCAGTCCAAGACAG AGAGGAAATCCCATCCTGAAGTTTGTGAGGAGTGTCCCTTGGGAGTTCGGAGATGTTGTGCCAGACTACATCTTGGGCCAGACGACTTGTGCTCTATTTCTCAG TCTGAGGTATCACAACCTCAATCCAAACTACATCCACGACCGTCTCAAGCTGCTTGGACAGACTTTCACCCTGCGAGTCTTAATGGTACAAGTAGATGTG aaagatCCTCATCATGCATTGAAGGAGCTGGCTCGCATCTGCATCATGGCCGACTGCACACTGATCTTGGCTTGGAG TCCAGAGGAAGCAGGACGCTACCTGGAAACGTATAAGTCATATGAAAAGAAACCAGCAGACCTACTGAAGGAACAAGTGGAAAAGAATTATCTTTCAAAG gttacAGATTGCCTGACCACTGTCAAGTCTATAAACAAGACCGATGCCATTACCTTGCTGTCCACTTTCTCT TCTGTAGAAGGAATCATCAATGCCTCGAAGGAAGACTTGGTTCTCTGTCCAGGCCTTGGACctcaaaaa GCACGGCGACTCTATGATGTGCTGCATAAGCCTTTCCTCAAGTCGAAGACAAAAGACAGCTGA